A window of the Pseudomonas gozinkensis genome harbors these coding sequences:
- the ihfA gene encoding integration host factor subunit alpha, which translates to MGALTKAEMAERLYEELGLNKREAKELVELFFEEIRHALEDNEQVKLSGFGNFDLRDKRQRPGRNPKTGEEIPITARRVVTFRPGQKLKARVEAYAGTKS; encoded by the coding sequence ATGGGGGCTTTGACGAAAGCTGAGATGGCGGAACGTCTGTATGAAGAGCTGGGCCTGAACAAGCGGGAAGCCAAGGAATTGGTTGAACTGTTTTTCGAGGAAATCAGGCACGCTCTTGAAGACAACGAGCAGGTCAAATTGTCGGGTTTCGGCAATTTCGACCTTCGGGACAAACGCCAGCGGCCTGGCCGCAACCCGAAAACGGGGGAAGAAATCCCGATCACGGCTCGCCGTGTGGTCACCTTTCGTCCAGGGCAGAAGTTGAAGGCCCGAGTTGAGGCTTATGCTGGAACCAAGTCATAA
- a CDS encoding MerR family transcriptional regulator: protein MLEPSHNDELPVIPGKRYFTIGEVSELCAVKPHVLRYWEQEFPQLNPVKRRGNRRYYQRQDVLMIRQIRALLYDQGFTIGGARLRLSGDEAKDDTTQYKQMIRQMIAELEDVLVVLKK from the coding sequence ATGCTGGAACCAAGTCATAACGACGAACTACCCGTCATCCCGGGCAAACGCTACTTCACCATTGGTGAAGTCAGCGAGCTGTGTGCGGTAAAACCGCACGTGCTGCGCTACTGGGAGCAGGAGTTTCCTCAGCTCAACCCCGTCAAACGCCGCGGAAACCGCCGGTATTATCAGCGCCAGGACGTGCTGATGATCCGGCAGATCCGCGCGCTCCTTTACGATCAGGGGTTCACCATCGGCGGCGCGCGCCTGCGTCTGTCAGGCGATGAAGCCAAAGACGACACCACCCAATACAAGCAAATGATCCGCCAGATGATCGCCGAGCTCGAAGATGTTCTGGTGGTACTCAAGAAATAA
- a CDS encoding VOC family protein: protein MKINPYLIFNGDCRAAFTFYEQCLQGKLEAMMTFGETPAAEHVPKEHHNLIIHTCLKVGDQMLMASDTTPDRPTQGMSGCSISLNVDSIAEAERVFNALARDGRVDMPLEATFWAARFGMLVDRFGVSWMVNCETDK, encoded by the coding sequence ATGAAAATCAACCCGTACCTGATCTTCAACGGCGACTGCCGTGCAGCCTTCACGTTTTACGAGCAATGCCTGCAAGGCAAGCTCGAGGCGATGATGACCTTCGGCGAAACCCCAGCCGCCGAACATGTACCGAAAGAGCACCACAACCTGATCATCCACACCTGCCTGAAAGTCGGCGATCAGATGCTCATGGCTTCGGACACCACACCCGACCGCCCGACCCAAGGCATGAGCGGTTGCTCGATTTCCCTGAATGTCGACAGCATCGCCGAGGCAGAGCGGGTATTTAACGCCCTTGCCAGGGACGGTCGCGTCGACATGCCATTGGAAGCCACCTTTTGGGCCGCACGCTTCGGCATGCTGGTGGATCGTTTTGGCGTGTCGTGGATGGTCAATTGCGAAACTGACAAATGA
- a CDS encoding alpha/beta hydrolase, translating to MFLAFMTRLRRRRLAFACMAALIIGVPASCAVLEHTERKLLFRIEPGTAGWYHGLPGSVQELDLQPKSFKAGQNIHAWWWPAERADAPAILYLHGVRWNLTGQLFRIEQLRAAGYSVLAIDYRGFGQSHGDLPSESTVYEDARVAWARFQLLQPDPNKRLIYGHSLGGAVAIDLAAELGRDAARNHTPLPVRGLVIESTFTSLADVAAAVANTSLPVRWLLSQKFDSIDKIAEIHMPLLVVHGLADAFVPSRFSEQLFAAARQPKRLLLVPGATHNNSMALGGQNYRKAIDALMQTRPAARVAGAAVQKNPRDS from the coding sequence ATGTTCCTTGCCTTCATGACCCGACTTCGACGCCGCCGTCTGGCGTTCGCCTGCATGGCCGCCCTGATCATCGGCGTGCCGGCGAGTTGTGCCGTGCTGGAACACACCGAACGCAAACTGTTGTTTCGCATAGAACCGGGCACTGCCGGCTGGTATCACGGATTGCCCGGCAGCGTGCAGGAACTCGACCTGCAACCGAAAAGCTTCAAGGCCGGGCAAAACATTCACGCCTGGTGGTGGCCGGCAGAACGCGCCGATGCACCGGCCATCCTCTATTTGCATGGCGTGCGCTGGAACCTCACCGGCCAACTGTTCCGTATCGAACAATTGCGTGCTGCAGGTTATTCGGTACTGGCCATCGACTATCGCGGCTTCGGCCAGAGCCATGGCGACCTGCCATCGGAAAGCACGGTGTACGAGGATGCCCGGGTGGCCTGGGCACGCTTTCAGCTGTTGCAACCGGACCCGAACAAACGCCTGATCTACGGGCATTCACTGGGGGGCGCGGTCGCCATCGATCTGGCTGCCGAACTTGGCCGCGATGCTGCCAGAAATCACACCCCACTGCCGGTGCGGGGACTGGTTATCGAATCCACGTTCACGTCACTGGCGGATGTGGCGGCTGCCGTGGCCAACACCTCTCTTCCGGTACGCTGGTTGTTGTCGCAGAAATTCGATTCCATCGACAAGATCGCCGAGATCCACATGCCCTTGCTGGTGGTGCACGGCCTGGCCGACGCATTCGTCCCGTCTCGCTTCAGCGAACAACTGTTCGCCGCCGCCCGGCAACCGAAACGCCTGCTGCTGGTGCCCGGCGCGACACATAACAACAGCATGGCGCTGGGCGGACAGAACTATCGCAAGGCGATCGATGCACTGATGCAAACCCGACCTGCCGCCCGAGTGGCGGGCGCCGCGGTGCAGAAGAACCCACGCGACTCCTGA